GTCCGAAGTCGCGGCGGCGCGTTCGATGGAGAGGACCCGCTCGACCAGGGTGGGATGGGAGAAATGGAAGGCGCTATACCAGGGATGCGGTGTCAGGTTGCTGAGGTTCTGCTCCGAAAGTTTGATGAGGGCGGAGCGCATGGCATCGGGATCGCGCGTGGCCGCGACCGCGAAGGCATCGGCCTGGTACTCATGGCGGCGCGAAAGGAGGTTTCGCAAGGGCGCGAAGAGCGGGCCGAGAGCGGAGAAGACCGCCATGAAGAGATAGAGCCCGGCCGTGGGCGGGCCTGCGAATGCGTCGGCCAGTGTCCGGGCGCCCGCAGGACCGGCGGCGAAGCCGAAAGCCTGGTAGAGCGGAGGGAACCGCAGGGCCACGGAAGCGGCAAAGAGAAGGGCACCCAACAGCAAAGCCTGCGTGAGCAGCATGGTGCGGACATGTTTCAGCCGGTAATGCCCGATCTCATGGGCGAGCACCGCGACCAGTTCATCCTGTTCCATCCGGCGCAACAATGTGTCGAAAAGGACGATGCGCCGGAAGCGGCCGAAGCCCGTGAAGTATGCGTTCGAATGCAGGCTGCGGCGGCTGCCGTCCATCACGAAGATGCCGGCGGACGGGAACCGCAATCGATCCGCGAGGGATAAGATGGCGCGGCGGAGATCGCCCTCCGCGAGCGGGGTGAATCGGTTGAAGAGCGGCGCGATGAAACCGGGATAAAGGAAGAGCAGGAAAACCTGGTAGAGGAGCGCGAAGGCGAAGGCCCACAGCCACCAGCGCGCGCCCGCGAAGCGGAAGAAGGCCATCAGCGCATAGAGCAAGGGAAGCCCCAGGGCCGCGGAAAGCGCCAGCTCGCGCGCGGTATCGCGCCAGAACAAGCCCCAGGTCATGGTATTGAACCCGTATTTGCCTTCGATGCGGAAGGTGGACCAGGCCGCGAAGGGAAGGTTGAGCAGCGCGGGAACGGCCGTAACTCCGGCCAGGAACACGACGCCGCGCGAGAGGCCGTCGCCGAAAGCGCGGGCCAGCGCATGATCGAATGCGGGCAGGCATCCGGAAAACAACAGCCCCAGGCCGATGGCGGCCGACCACAAGCGCGCCCAACCTCCGAAGGCGAGCCGCTCCAGGGCATAGGCACGGCTGCGGGCGTACCCTTCCGGCGTGAAGCGACCGGCGAAAGGAGCGCGCGTGAAGCGCTCCGGCAAGCCGGGATGGCGGAGGATCTCGCGGCGATTGAGAAGGTCCAGGCCGCTTTCCAGCAGGAAGCCGCATGCGAAAGCGGACAAGAAGAGCGCGCGAATGAGGCCGGGATCCATGATTCAGGCGGGGATTCGGCCAGAAGCGGTAGCGCTACGACTAAGTAAATTATTGCCCATGCGATTCAGGAAAAATACAATCTGGGCGGGAATGGCCTTGGCGGCCGCGGCGGCCGTATTGGCCGGATGCAGCGCGGCTCCGGTGAAAATGGAATGCCAAGAGCTCCAGACCCGCCTGAAATACGGCGATCTCAGCGACGATCAGAAGCGTTTCGCGGAGGACGAATTGGCCGAATGCGAAGGGCGCGCGAAGGCGGCCGAGAGCAAGGACTCCGCCGCGGTAGAGGGATTAAACGATCGTTTTACCCCCAAGGATTCGCTTACCCCCCAGGATCCCAAATAGGCCCCGCATGATCGCCTCTCCCGAAATCCTCCCCAAGCGCCTTCTCGAGATCGCCGCCGACATCAATCAGGCCGGCGGCGCCATCTATCTGGTGGGAGGTTGGGTCCGCGACTTCCTTCTCGATATCCCCTGCCACGATTACGACCTGGAGGTGTACGGGCTGGACATGGAACGCCTGTTCAACATCCTGATGCGGCATGCGAAGCCCAACCTTGTGGGCAAGGCTTTCGGCGTGATCACCATGCGCATAGAAGGGTTGAATTTCGACTTCGCCTTCCCGCGCACCGAGAACAAGACGGGGCCGGGGCATAAAGGCTTCGCCGTGACCGCCGATCCGACCTTGACCTTCGCGGCGGCCTCGGCGCGGCGGGACTTCACCATCAATTCCATGGGCATCCTGATTCCCGCCATGGAGTTGATCGATCCCCATGGGGGCCATCGCGACTTGCGGGCCAAGCTGTTGCGCCACGTTTCGGCGGCATTCTCCGAAGATCCATTGCGCGTGCTGCGCGCGGTTCAGTTCGCCGCCCGCTTCGAAATGGACATCGCCTCCGAGACCCAGGAACTGTGCCGCCGCCTGCCCCTGGCGGAACTTCCCATGGAGCGCATCTTCGGCGAATTCAAGAAGCTGCTTCTCAAGGCCGGGCGCCCTTCCCTGGGCCTGGAGTGGATGCGCAAGCTGGGGCTGTTGTCGTACTTCCCCGAGTTAGGGGCGCTGATGGACGTCCAGCAGGAGCCCGAGTGGCATCCCGAAGGCGACGTGTGGGTGCACAACAACATGGTAATCGACGAGGCCGCCAAGCTGCGCCGCAACGAGTACGGCGAATTCGACAATCTGGCCCTGATGCTGGGCGCGCTCTGCCACGATTTCGGTAAACCCGCGGCCACGGTCTTTTCCGAGGGCAGATGGCGCAGTCCCGCCCATGACGTCCGCGGCGAAGCGCCCACCCGGAGCTTCCTCGATCGCCTGACCCGCGAGACCGCCTTGGTGGAAGAAGTCGTGGTCTTCGTACGCGAACACTTGAAGCCGGCCCTGCTCTACAAGGCCCGCGCCGAGGTGAAGCCCAGCGCCATCCGCCGCCTGGCCCTCCGGGTGGACATCGAAAAGCTCGTCCGGGTGGCCCGCGCCGATCATTTCGGCCGCACCACTCCCGATGCCCTGGCCCGGCAGTTCCCCGCGGGAGAGTGGCTGCTGGAGCAATCGCGGCTGCTGAACGTGCTGGACGAAAAACCCAAGCCCTATCTCACCGGGAAATTCCTGCTCACCTTAGGCATGAAGCCGGGGCCGGAAGTCGGCAAGCTTATCGCCGAAAGCTTCGAGCTCCAGTTGGAAGGGGACTTGGCGGACGCGGAATCGGCCCAGGAGTGGGCCCGCGCCCGCTTGTTGGAATAGGATCGTCCCGGCCCACGGTGGTCGGCCCCCGGCTTGGCCGGGCCCCGACATCCATCTCCCGTTCCTCAAACCAGAACGTATTTCCCATCGTAAGCGGCAAACTTCTCCCGCACGAAGGCCCGTGCGGCGTCCGCCTCCATCGCGAGCAGGGGCTCCATATCCCGGTTCCAGGGGAGCCTTTGCAGGCGGTCGGCGCGGGAGGAGTAACCTACGCGATACGCCTCCTCCGCCGAAACCATGGGTACCGGATTCAATTCCCGCGCGATCAGGAACGCGTTGTTGTACTCCACCGCAACCAGGGCATAGCTGTTGGCCTTCCCCAGGCTTTCGAGCATGGATAGGCTCTGCCCGAAGAAATGGTCCTGCGCCCAATGATGATCGGGATCCCATTTCACCGTGAATTTCAGGGGCGGCGGGATCTTCTCGTTGATTTCCGCGCAGATGAGCGACGGGCGGTACTCCGTGAGCAAGCGTTCGAGCACGAAATAATCGAAGCTGTCGATGTCGAGGTTGAGGAAGCCGAATTCCCTCGGCGTCTCGGCGGCGGCCAATAGCCCCAGAACATTATCCGGCGTCACCCGCGCCCGGGCCAAGCGGGCCCCGGGAAATCCCGCATAGCGGTAGGCCAGCTTGGAGAACTTGAACCCGTCCCATTCGGCCGCCAAACCGTCCCATCCCTCGCGGAACAGCCCATAGGAGTTCGACATGGCCTCCCCGTCCCCGGCCCCGATATCGACGGCGAAGCGGTGCCGGATGGGGAGCTTTCCCAGCAATGACCCGATGATGGCGTCTTCGCCGAAATTGGAATAGCTGCGGGCCCCCGATCCCAAGATCGGCCGTACGCGGCGCAGCTCCAGGCCCAAGGCATCTAGGCTGCGTTTGACCAGCCGAACGCCGGGGTCGAAAGCGGACATGGGGAAAGTTTACCCTTGCCGGGCCGGCCGCCGCAACCGGAATGGCCGCCGCAACCGGAATGGCCGCCGCGAGCCGGGCGGGCCGCCGCGATCGCGGTTCAGAACTCTAGCAGCAATCCCAACCGGCCCAACCACCCGGCGCGGGACGATTGGCGTTCGTAGGCCCCTTGCAGCAGAAAGCTGGAGTGGCGCCCGTTCCGGATATCGAATCCCCCTCCGGCCCGCCACAGTAGGCCCGCATGCGCGTCGGCGAACACGTAGCCCACGTCACCGGTCGCGATGGGCAACACGATGCGCCCGATGGGAAGCCGCACGATGGCGCTCCCCAGCACGGGGATCGCATCCGCCCCCGCCACCGAACCCTGCCCGGACTGGACGCCGATCAAGGTCATGTCATCGATCTTCAAATACCCCGCCGCCGAATAGGCGAACATCGCCCCCCGGAAATGCTCCCGCGAATTGGCCCCGATGGACCCCGTCAGGACAAGGCTGGCGCACGAGAGGCTCGGGGACAGGAGCGCGATCGCGAAGGCGCCTGCCCAAGCGAAGCGGATGAATTCAGGTACACGGATGCGGATGGGCGGAAGGCCTCGGGCCATTGCCCCAAAAGTAACAACAAGAGCCCGCGTCACCGGATAAAGTCGATCGACCAGATCCCCCGCGCTCATAAGAGTAACGAGCTCCACTCGTAATTCGGCCGGGGGCCGGGGGCGGCCGGGCCGCGGCTCTGCGCCGGCGAATCGAGGCGGAGCGAGTTCAGGATTGCAGAATCGCACCAAGCTAATGAAAGCCCGCAAGCGCGATATGTCGATTCCAGGGAAGGATTTGCGGGCGTCGGCAATCCTGAGGAAGCATTGACTCGCAGCACAGGCGAGCCTTGTCTGAGCCGGCCAAGCCACCCGGACCGGCCGAGACCTACCACAGGAGAATTTACGAGGAGAGCTCGTTCACTTTGACCCGCGCCGGCTTATGCGCTGGCGTCTCGATGCGGAATATGTCGCTCCGCTCGATACGGCGCCAGGCCCCGCCTTCCTTGCGGAAGGTGGCCCGGAACATGCCGATGAACAGGGCCATGTTCATGGACACGAAATAGAAAGGGATGAGCAGCAGCTTGGAGTTCTTGGTCTTGCCGTTGCGGGCGTAGCCCAACCCGGCGATGAAATAAAGCAGCACCTGCGCCGCGAAAAGGGCGTAGAACAAAGGACTGCGATCCAGTAGGAGCGCGTTGGAAACCAGCAGTACCATCATCAGCACGGGAGCGACCCAGCGCAGCAACTTGTGCGAGAAGAATCCGTAGGCCACCAATCCCCGCATCGGATTCAAGAGGGGCATGTACTTGGGCAGCAGGTTGAAATTGGCCTGGCTGATGCGCACCTTGCGATGGAACTCGCCGTAGGTTTCCAGAGAGGTCTCTTCGCTGCCGATAGCCTGGGGCTCGTAGATGGCCTCCTTACCCGCCTTCAGCACGCGCGTAGTCACGAAGAAATCGTCCATCACCGTCTTGTCGACGGGAATGCGCTCGAACAACTCGCGGCGGATGGCATAGATGCCCCCGTTGGCGCCGATTACGATCCCCAGCTTACCCTCGAGCTTCTTGATCTCCGATTCCAGGTTCCAATAGATGCTTTCGCCCACGCCCAGGGCCGAATTCCCGGCGTCGTGCAGGATGAGCCGCCCGCATACGCAACCGACCGAGGG
The genomic region above belongs to Fibrobacterota bacterium and contains:
- a CDS encoding HD domain-containing protein, whose amino-acid sequence is MIASPEILPKRLLEIAADINQAGGAIYLVGGWVRDFLLDIPCHDYDLEVYGLDMERLFNILMRHAKPNLVGKAFGVITMRIEGLNFDFAFPRTENKTGPGHKGFAVTADPTLTFAAASARRDFTINSMGILIPAMELIDPHGGHRDLRAKLLRHVSAAFSEDPLRVLRAVQFAARFEMDIASETQELCRRLPLAELPMERIFGEFKKLLLKAGRPSLGLEWMRKLGLLSYFPELGALMDVQQEPEWHPEGDVWVHNNMVIDEAAKLRRNEYGEFDNLALMLGALCHDFGKPAATVFSEGRWRSPAHDVRGEAPTRSFLDRLTRETALVEEVVVFVREHLKPALLYKARAEVKPSAIRRLALRVDIEKLVRVARADHFGRTTPDALARQFPAGEWLLEQSRLLNVLDEKPKPYLTGKFLLTLGMKPGPEVGKLIAESFELQLEGDLADAESAQEWARARLLE
- a CDS encoding glycosyltransferase family 2 protein — protein: MEILFWVTAGMLVHTYLLYPVSLPVLSLFCSFKRKQGNPNKFKVSMVIAAHNEEKVIEEKIRNTFDLEFPRKNMEILIGSDASTDRTNAIVAKYAPQVKLFGFSQRGGKASVLNQLVPRASGDILVFCDANTMLLPNALQKLLTHFEDPSVGCVCGRLILHDAGNSALGVGESIYWNLESEIKKLEGKLGIVIGANGGIYAIRRELFERIPVDKTVMDDFFVTTRVLKAGKEAIYEPQAIGSEETSLETYGEFHRKVRISQANFNLLPKYMPLLNPMRGLVAYGFFSHKLLRWVAPVLMMVLLVSNALLLDRSPLFYALFAAQVLLYFIAGLGYARNGKTKNSKLLLIPFYFVSMNMALFIGMFRATFRKEGGAWRRIERSDIFRIETPAHKPARVKVNELSS
- a CDS encoding M48 family metallopeptidase gives rise to the protein MDPGLIRALFLSAFACGFLLESGLDLLNRREILRHPGLPERFTRAPFAGRFTPEGYARSRAYALERLAFGGWARLWSAAIGLGLLFSGCLPAFDHALARAFGDGLSRGVVFLAGVTAVPALLNLPFAAWSTFRIEGKYGFNTMTWGLFWRDTARELALSAALGLPLLYALMAFFRFAGARWWLWAFAFALLYQVFLLFLYPGFIAPLFNRFTPLAEGDLRRAILSLADRLRFPSAGIFVMDGSRRSLHSNAYFTGFGRFRRIVLFDTLLRRMEQDELVAVLAHEIGHYRLKHVRTMLLTQALLLGALLFAASVALRFPPLYQAFGFAAGPAGARTLADAFAGPPTAGLYLFMAVFSALGPLFAPLRNLLSRRHEYQADAFAVAATRDPDAMRSALIKLSEQNLSNLTPHPWYSAFHFSHPTLVERVLSIERAAATSD